A portion of the Bactrocera neohumeralis isolate Rockhampton chromosome 2, APGP_CSIRO_Bneo_wtdbg2-racon-allhic-juicebox.fasta_v2, whole genome shotgun sequence genome contains these proteins:
- the LOC126750809 gene encoding UDP-glucosyltransferase 2-like has product MGRIIHIILALAVYAFVPRFTESAKILAVFPFTGPSQYICVQLYLKSLAARGHEITSISAFPQKTPLKNFRDITLKDEYKDHDEFIISAVEEKSETKSTQLRTWFEYSIMASLLVLKNEEFQQLLHSDEQFDLIIIEVFCQDSLYALGKHFNAPMIGVSTFGADIVIDQLVDNVSPLAYVPAPSGTNLDVMNFWQRLDNLYTNTMELLYTHLVIIPEQQRYYEKYFPNATLRLTEVRRDFSLLLLNQHYSFSWPRPLVPNAIEVAGIHVENKPKKLPTDMEAFINASAKGAIYFSLGSNVKSALLPKQKLQEIMNAFASLPVNVLWKFEKTDLAGKPKNVFINKWFPQSDVLAHPKVKLFVTHGGMHSLIEAVHHAKPIVGTPVFYDQYLNVEKAVSKGFGVAVNFRNFTSIELRDAILEVLNNPKYTERAQKISASFHDRPMKPLDAAIYWTEYVLRHKGAPQLRVAARHLNFLQRHSVDTMAVLFGIPLLLAIFITRWIYSLLLVVLLSKDRSNNKKKNE; this is encoded by the exons ATGGGGCGaatcatacatataatattggCTTTGGCGGTTTATGCTTTCGTGCCAAGATTTACGGAATCTGCAAAAATACTCGCAGTATTTCCCTTTACGGGACCTTCGCAGTATATATGTGTGCAGctttatttgaagtcattggcgGCACGCGGACATGAAATTACTTCGATTTCAGCGTTTCCGCAAAAAACACCCTTAAAAAACTTTCGTGATATAACGTTGAAGGATGAATACAAAGATCATGATG AATTCATTATCTCAGCGGTGGAAGAGAAGTCTGAAACTAAATCAACCCAATTACGTACGTGGTTCGAATACTCAATAATGGCTTCATTGCTAGTACTTAAGAACGAAGAATTCCAACAATTATTGCACTCTGACGAACAATTCGATCTCATCATTATCGAAGTGTTTTGTCAAGATTCACTTTACGCATTGGGTAAACATTTCAATGCACCTATGATTGGTGTCTCCACATTTGGCGCAGATATTGTGATCGACCAGTTGGTGGACAACGTTTCGCCGTTAGCATATGTACCAGCGCCTAGTGGAACAAATTTGGATGTAATGAATTTCTGGCAACGCTtagataatttatatacaaacaccATGGAGCTtctgtatacacatttagtaataaTACCGGAACAACAACGGtactatgaaaaatattttcccaatGCGACACTGCGCTTAACAGAGGTACGTCGGGACTTTTCTCTATTGCTGCTCAATCAACATTATTCGTTCAGTTGGCCGCGTCCACTGGTGCCGAATGCAATCGAGGTGGCTGGTATACATGTTGAAAACAAACCGAAGAAACTACCAACGGACATGGAAGCTTTTATTAATGCCTCTGCAAAAGGTGCTATTTACTTCTCGCTCGGCTCGAATGTGAAGAGCGCATTATTGCCGAAACAAAAACTGCAAGAGATTATGAACGCATTTGCTTCATTACCCGTCAACGTGTTGTGGAAATTTGAGAAGACGGATCTGGCGGGTAAACCTAAGAATGTCTTCATTAACAAATGGTTTCCACAATCGGACGTACTTGCCCATCCTAAAGTAAAATTGTTCGTTACACATGGTGGTATGCACAGTCTGATTGAGGCGGTACATCATGCTAAACCGATTGTTGGCACCCCAGTCTTTTACGATCAATATTTGAACGTTGAAAAAGCAGTGAGTAAAGGTTTTGGTGTTGCAGTAAACTTCCGAAATTTCACCAGCATCGAGCTGCGCGATGCCATCCTAGAGGTGTTGAATAATCCCAAGTACACCGAAAGAGCGCAAAAGATCTCTGCTAGTTTCCATGATCGACCTATGAAACCGCTCGATGCAGCAATCTATTGGACTGAGTATGTGCTAAGACATAAGGGAGCGCCACAATTGCGTGTAGCTGCACGTCACTTGAATTTCTTACAGCGCCATAGTGTGGATACAATGGCTGTGTTGTTTGGTATTCCATTGTTGTTGGCTATATTTATAACCCGTTGGATTTACAGTTTATTATTGGTAGTATTGCTAAGTAAAGATCGTTCGAACAATAAGAAAAAGAATGAGTAA
- the LOC126750807 gene encoding UDP-glucosyltransferase 2-like isoform X2, which yields MISLKSIAAALWIYASVTNYVESAKILAVFPFPGPSQYICVQSYLKTLATRGHEITSVSAFPQKTPLKNFRDIKIHIEQSHYDETIINGMEQMSVGKLAELQFVQAFAALTSLSVFNNKDFQQLLHSDEQFDLIIIEVLYQDALYALGKHFKAPVIGVSTFGADVVIDQLVDNVSPLAYVPAPSGTNLDVMNFWQRLDNLYTNTMELLYTYLVIIPEQQQYYEKYFPNATLRLTDVRRDFSLLLLNQHYSFSWPRPLVPNAIEVAGMHIDHKPKKLPTDMEAFINASSRGTIYFSLGSNIKSALLPKQKLQEIMNAFASLPVNVLWKFEKTDLADKPKNVFINKWFPQSDVLAHPKVKLFVTHGGMHSLIEAVHHGKPIVGTPVFFDQYLNVEKAVYKGFGIAVNFRNFTSIKLRDAILEVLNNPTYTERAQEISASFHDRPMKPLNAAIYWTEYVLRHKGAPQLRVAARHLNFLQRHSVDTMAVLFGIPLLLTIFIIRGVFQVLAAIFRSNDNAHKKRKRD from the exons ATGATATCATTGAAATCTATAGCAGCTGCTTTGTGGATATATGCGAGTGTCACAAACTACGTGGAATCAGCAAAAATACTTGCAGTTTTTCCTTTTCCGGGTCCTTCACAGTATATATGTGTGCAGTCGTACTTGAAAACACTGGCGACACGCGGACATGAAATCACTTCGGTTTCGGCGTTTCCGCAAAAAACACCCTTGAAAAACTTTCGTGACATAAAGATACATATAGAGCAATCTCATTATGATG agACAATAATCAACGGGATGGAGCAAATGTCTGTTGGTAAATTGGCTGAACTGCAATTTGTTCAGGCATTTGCAGCATTGACTTCCTTGTCggtatttaataataaagaCTTCCAACAATTATTACACTCTGACGAACAATTCGATCTCATCATTATCGAAGTATTATATCAAGATGCACTTTACGCATTGGGAAAACATTTCAAAGCGCCTGTGATTGGTGTCTCCACATTTGGCGCAGATGTTGTGATCGACCAGTTGGTGGACAACGTTTCGCCATTAGCATATGTACCAGCGCCTAGTGGAACAAATTTGGATGTAATGAATTTCTGGCAACGCTtagataatttatatacaaacaccATGGAGCTgctgtatacatatttagtaataATACCGGAACAACAACAGtactatgaaaaatattttcccaatGCGACACTGCGCTTAACAGACGTACGTAGAGACTTTTCTCTCTTGCTGCTCAATCAACATTATTCGTTCAGTTGGCCGCGTCCACTGGTGCCGAATGCAATCGAGGTGGCTGGTATGCATATTGATCACAAACCGAAGAAACTACCAACGGATATGGAAGCTTTTATTAATGCCTCGTCCAGAGGAACTATCTACTTCTCCTTAGGGTCGAACATAAAGAGCGCATTATTGCCGAAACAAAAATTGCAAGAGATTATGAACGCATTTGCTTCATTACCCGTGAACGTGTTGTGGAAATTTGAGAAGACGGATCTGGCGGATAAACCGAAGAATGTCTTCATAAACAAATGGTTTCCACAATCGGACGTACTTGCCCATCCTAAAGTAAAATTGTTCGTTACACATGGTGGTATGCACAGTCTGATTGAGGCGGTACATCATGGCAAACCGATTGTTGGCACCCCAGTCTTTTTCGatcaatatttaaatgttgaaaagGCCGTATATAAAGGTTTTGGTATCGCAGTAAACTTCCGAAATTTCACCAGCATCAAGCTGCGTGATGCCATCCTAGAGGTGTTGAATAATCCCACGTACACCGAAAGAGCGCAAGAGATCTCTGCTAGTTTCCATGATCGACCTATGAAACCGCTCAATGCAGCAATCTATTGGACTGAGTATGTGCTCAGACATAAGGGTGCGCCACAATTGCGTGTAGCTGCACGTCACTTGAATTTTTTACAGCGCCATAGTGTGGATACAATGGCTGTGTTGTTTGGTATTCCATTGTTGTTGACTATATTTATAATCCGCGGAG
- the LOC126750805 gene encoding UDP-glycosyltransferase UGT5-like, producing MKSISTLKILFLLCVQLCYFESLYGAKILAIFPFQGRSQYICVENYLKALAARGHEVTVISEFPQKNLVPNFRDIAIINEKRFLEDFPLEDFMPTISKWEELNWGIEFLTAPTRRVLEHPEVQKWLANGVTFDLLIVEVLQQEALYALSYHFNATLIGVSSFGTDMRIDELVGNTSPLSYVPSVVSTNSDHMSFYQRLESLYTHIVEWVHNHFVMIPLQYEIYKTHVSKPTADFMAIRKNFSLVLLNQHFSMSIPRPYVTNAIEVGGWHINHIPNVLPADMEAFINANPNGAIFFSLGTNFFSTNLSKEKLAIILNVFASLPYNILWKFEEPELPGKPQNVYINKWFPQADILAHPNVKLFITHGGLLSTIEAIHYAKPIVGVPIFYDQHRNVARAKAKGFGLGVNLKTLNAEELKDTILEVLNNPKFAQRARDLSHRYHDQPLKPLEKAIYWTEYVLRHKGAPHMRVAAQDLNFIEYHNLDAIAVLFGLPLLALVFMVWASCRLLKLITVKLIDQKRKVKQN from the exons atgaaaagtatttcgactttaaaaatattatttttattgtgtgtACAATTGTGCTACTTTGAAAGTTTATATGGTGCAAAGATTTTAGCAATATTCCCCTTTCAGGGGCGTTCACAATATATTTGCGTGGAAAATTATCTAAAAGCATTGGCTGCAAGGGGTCATGAAGTGACGGTGATTTCAGAATTTCCACAGAAAAACCTGGTGCCGAATTTCCGTGACATTGCAattataaacgaaaaaaggtttttggagg acTTTCCATTGGAAGATTTTATGCCCACAATCAGCAAATGGGAAGAGTTAAACTGGGGCATAGAATTCCTAACTGCACCCACGCGCAGGGTGTTAGAACACCCGGAAGTGCAGAAATGGCTGGCAAATGGCGTCACATTTGATCTACTCATTGTAGAAGTGCTGCAACAGGAGGCGCTGTACGCGCTGTCATATCATTTTAATGCAACGCTCATCGGTGTTTCGAGCTTTGGTACTGATATGCGCATCGACGAACTGGTGGGCAATACCTCACCACTCTCTTATGTGCCGTCAGTCGTAAGCACCAACAGCGATCATATGAGCTTTTACCAACGTCTGGAGagtttatatacacatattgtCGAGTGGGTGCATAACCATTTTGTTATGATACCTTtacaatatgaaatatataaaactcaTGTAAGCAAACCCACTGCTGATTTTATGGCAATAAGAAAAAACTTCTCACTGGTGCTGTTGAATCAACACTTTTCGATGAGCATACCACGTCCTTACGTGACCAACGCCATCGAAGTGGGTGGCTGGCATATAAACCATATACCGAACGTTTTACCTGCCGATATGGAAGCTTTTATTAACGCTAATCCAAATGGTGCCATCTTTTTTTCTTTGGGCACCAATTTTTTTAGCACAAATTTGTCTAAAGAAAAACTTGCGATAATTTTGAACGTTTTTGCCTCATTACCCTATAATATACTCTGGAAGTTCGAAGAACCGGAATTACCGGGAAAACCACAAAACGTCTACATTAATAAATGGTTTCCacaagccgacatattggcgcATCCCAATGTAAAACTCTTCATTACACATGGTGGGCTATTGAGCACGATCGAGGCAATCCATTACGCAAAACCGATAGTGGGTGTACCGATATTCTACGATCAACATCGAAATGTGGCGCGTGCGAAAGCGAAAGGTTTTGGCTTAGGTGTGAACTTGAAGACTTTAAATGCCGAAGAATTAAAGGATACCATACTGGAGGTTCTGAATAATCCCAAGTTCGCCCAGCGCGCTCGCGACCTCTCTCACCGCTATCACGATCAGCCGCTGAAGCCGCTGGAGAAGGCAATCTATTGGACGGAATATGTGCTGCGTCATAAGGGCGCGCCGCATATGCGTGTGGCTGCACAGGatttgaatttcattgaatATCATAACTTGGATGCGATTGCTGTGCTGTTCGGCCTGCCGCTACTGGCTTTGGTATTTATGGTGTGGGCAAGCTGCCGATTATTGAAATTGATAACTGTGAAATTGATTGATCAAAAGAGAAAAGTAAAACAGAATTAA